The following proteins are encoded in a genomic region of Drosophila miranda strain MSH22 chromosome 4, D.miranda_PacBio2.1, whole genome shotgun sequence:
- the LOC108161920 gene encoding thyrostimulin beta-5 subunit: MAGCAVLILVLFLSTPLLHVVGTQLVELQPINSGPTVAPLGCHRRVYTYKVTQSDLLGHECWDYVSVWSCWGRCDSSEISDWKFPYKRSFHPVCVHAQRQPAEAILKNCHPEADEGISKYHYMEAVNCHCHTCSTQDTSCEAPANNVLDEGSKAVKVLTLTGADSVDLDY; encoded by the exons ATGGCTGGCTGTGCAGTTCT AATTTTGGTGCTGTTCTTGAGCACACCCCTGTTGCATGTTGTCGGCACGCAGTTGGTGGAGCTCCAACCGATCAACAGTGGTCCGACGGTAGCTCCGTTGGGCTGCCATCGACGCGTATACACATACAAGGTGACCCAATCCGATTTGCTGGGACATGAGTGCTGGGATTATGTGAGCGTTTGGTCCTGTTGGGGGCGTTGTGACTCTAGCGAAATATCGGACTGGAAATTTCCATACAAACGCTCATTTCATCCAGTATGCGTGCACGCCCAGCGGCAGCCAGCGGAAGCTATACTCAAGAACTGTCACCCCGAAGCCGATGAGGGCATAAGCAAGTATCACTACATGGAGGCGGTGAACTGCCACTGCCATACATGCTCCACACAGGACACCAGCTGCGAGGCTCCAGCTAATAACGTGCTAGACGAGGGCAGCAAGGCTGTCAAAGTCTTGACCCTCACTGGAGCCGATTCCGTGGACCTGGACTATTAG
- the LOC108161919 gene encoding mitochondrial import inner membrane translocase subunit Tim23 — MSDDFLRKPFSLAPAPAVEEATTSNYTSGASKFSSAPVSPYLNYDSRFLQQAQPEFIFPEGANKQRGRFELAFSQIGTSVMIGGGIGGLAGVYNGFKATNALNQTGKLRRTQLINHIMKQGSGTANSLGTLAVLYSACGVLLQYSRGEDDHVNTVIAGSATGLLYKSTAGLRRCALGGAIGLGISSLYCLYLLAQERGTNSSPKFL, encoded by the exons ATGAGTGACGACTTTCTGCGGAAACCATTTTCATTGGCGCCCGCGCCAGCCG TTGAAGAAGCAACAACATCAAACTACACATCTGGTGCAAGCAAATTTAGTAGCGCTCCGGTCTCGCCATACCTCAACTACGATTCACGCTTCCTGCAGCAGGCACAGCCCGAGTTCATCTTTCCCGAGGGAGCCAACAAGCAGCGTGGCCGTTTTGAGCTAGCCTTCTCCCAGATTGGCACTTCGGTTATGATTGGCGGCGGTATTGGAGGTCTAGCGGGAGTATACAATGGTTTTAAGGCCACCAACGCGCTCAATCAGACGGGgaaactgcggcgaactcA GTTAATCAATCACATTATGAAGCAGGGTTCTGGAACGGCAAACTCTCTGGGGACCCTGGCGGTGCTCTATTCGGCGTGCGGTGTGCTATTGCAATACTCTCGTGGCGAGGATGACCATGTCAACACAGTAATTGCGGGCTCTGCCACAGGCCTGCTGTATAAATCCACAG CTGGCCTACGGAGGTGTGCACTTGGCGGTGCTATTGGCCTAGGCATCTCGTCTCTCTATTGCCTATACCTGTTAGCGCAGGAGAGAGGCACTAACTCAAGTCCAAAATTCCTGTAG